Proteins encoded in a region of the Carassius carassius chromosome 49, fCarCar2.1, whole genome shotgun sequence genome:
- the trappc13 gene encoding trafficking protein particle complex subunit 13 isoform X2: MEVNQAKQEHLLALKVMRLTKPTLFTNMPVTCEDRDLPGDLFVRLMKDDPSTVKGAETLILGEMLTLPQNFGNIFLGETFSSYISVHNDSNQVVKDILVKADLQTSSQRLNLSASNSAVSELKPECCIDDVIHHEVKEIGTHILVCAVSYTTQTGEKLYFRKFFKFQVLKPLDVKTKFYNAETDEVFLEAQIQNITTSPMFMEKVSLEPSMMYNVTELNSVSSDNESESTFGKMSYLQPLDTRQYLYCLKPKPEFAEKAGVIKGVTVIGKLDIVWKTNLGERGRLQTSQLQRMAPGYGDVRLSLELIPDTVSLEEPFDITCKITNCSERTMDLELEMCNTRSVHWCGVSGRQLGKLSPNASLSIPLKLLSSVQGLQSISGLRLTDTFLKRTYEYDDIAQVCVVCPYTSPES, translated from the exons ATGGAGGTGAACCAGGCAAAACAAGAGCATCTGCTCGCACTGAAAG TGATGCGGCTGACCAAACCTACGCTTTTTACAAACATGCCAGTGACGTGTGAGGACAGAGACCTTCCAG GTGATTTGTTTGTACGACTCATGAAAGACGATCCATCGACCGTGAAGGGGGCAGAGACACTGATCCTCGGGGAAATGCTCACGCTGCCACAGAACTTTGG AAATATTTTCCTTGGCGAGACCTTCTCCAGTTACATCAGCGTGCACAACGACAGCAATCAAGTGGTCAAAGATATTCTTGTGAAG GCGGACCTGCAGACGAGCTCCCAGAGGTTAAACTTATCTGCTTCCAACTCTGCTGTTTCAGAGCTCAAGCCTGAGTGCTGCATTGATGATGTCATCCATCACGAGGTCAAGGAGATCGGGACACACAT CTTGGTCTGTGCCGTCAGCTACACCACTCAGACCGGAGAGAAGCTGTACTTCAGAAAGTTCTTCAAGTTTCAG GTTCTCAAGCCTCTAGATGTAAAAACCAAATTCTACAATGCTGAG ACCGATGAGGTGTTTCTAGAGGCACAGATCCAGAACATCACTACATCCCCAATGTTCATGGAGAAAGTCTCTCTGGAGCCTTCTATGATGTACAACGTCACTGAGCTCAACAGTGTGTCCTCGGACAATGAGAG CGAGTCAACGTTCGGGAAGATGTCGTATCTGCAGCCACTGGACACGAGGCAGTATTTGTACTGTCTGAAGCCCAAGCCAGAGTTTGCAGAGAAGGCCGGGGTCATCAAGGGGGTGACCGTGATTGGCAAACTAGACATTGTGTGGAAAACCAACCTTGGGGAGAGAGGACGTCTACAGACCAGCCAGCTCCAGAGAATG GCTCCTGGTTACGGTGACGTCAGGCTCTCTCTGGAGTTGATCCCAGACACGGTCAGTCTAGAGGAGCCCTTCGACATCACCTGTAAAATCACAAACTGCAG TGAGAGGACCATGGATCTGGAGCTGGAGATGTGTAACACTCGCTCCGTTCACTGGTGTGGGGTGTCCGGCAGACAGCTGGGGAAACTCAGCCCCAACGCTTCCCTCTCCATTCCTCTCAAACTACTGTCCTCCGTCCAGGGTTTACAG agcaTATCTGGACTGAGGCTCACAGACACCTTCCTGAAGAGGACGTATGAATACGATGACATCGCAcaggtgtgtgtggtgtgtccGTACACCAGTCCAGAGAGCTGA
- the pum3 gene encoding pumilio homolog 3, protein METKPKKKSFSPRDGKKPSFKPKGKPGGKPQGKRPFKPHNTDKAKSFKRSAGDGGPRKFNRKPADGKFTKKRKHPGSKDEEGPEGKKPKWGEFKQKKKELKQNRQQNEKKESYQIVSRAKQVWEIVRRKDCDKQKRVKLMKELQTLVKGKIKTIAFAHDSTRVLQCFIQFGSDQQRQEVFEELKEHIVELSKSKYARNIVKKFLMYGSKQQVGAVMSAFKGNVRQMLRHSEASSVVEYAYNDKAILSQRLMLTEELYGNTFQVCKSSVCPTLEKVLEANPEKLDGIMDEMKQILTPMAQKEAVIKHSLVHKVFLDFFEHAPAKQRTEMIESIREAVVYMAHTHDGARVTMHCLWHGTPKDRKVIVKTLKSYIAKFAMGEYAHLVLLAAFDCIDDTKLVKQIIISEMLSSLSEVIGNKSGKKVLLYLLSPRDPAHFLPEIIQVLEKGDGNAHSKKDVAIRRKELLEAVSPPLLKYLCENAQSMVMDKACSVAVSDILGAAIGDLRPAMEAVAALAAGPLTPGGEDGQLHMAEHPAGHLVLKWLIEQDAKMKEAEREGKYRRSNPDTLASRTHSFGLKSLMGILRILLISFLILRSNFLYVQY, encoded by the exons ATGGAGACCAAACCGAAAAAGAAGTCGTTTTCGCCCAGAGACGGGAAGAAACCATCATTCAAGCCGAAAG GTAAACCAGGAGGAAAACCTCAGGGCAAACGACCATTCAAACCTCACAACACTGACAAAGCAAAGAGCTTTAAAAGATCAGCTGGAGATGGAGGACCGCGGAAATTCAACAGAAAACCAGCAGATGGAAAGTTCACAAAGAAGAGAAAACACCCTGGAAGCAAAGATGAAGAAG GCCCTGAAGGGAAGAAACCTAAATGGGGTGAATtcaaacaaaagaagaaagagtTGAAGCAGAATCGCCAGCAGAACGAGAAAAAAGAGAGTTACCAGATTGTCAGCAGAGCAAAGCAAGTGTGGGAGATTGTAAGACG GAAAGACTGTGACAAGCAAAAAAGGGTCAAACTGATGAAAGAACTACAGACTCTTGTGAAGGGCAAAATTAAAACA ATTGCCTTTGCTCATGATTCCACGCGAGTGCTTCAGTGTTTTATTCAGTTCGGCAGTGACCAGCAGAGACAGGAGGTCTTCGAGGAACTCAAAG AGCACATCGTGGAGTTGAGTAAATCGAAATATGCTAGAAACATTGTGAAAAAGTTTCTAATGTATGG GAGTAAACAGCAGGTGGGGGCAGTGATGTCGGCTTTTAAAGGGAACGTCAGACAGATGCTCAGGCACTCCGAGGCGTCTTCAGTAGTCGAGTACGCTTACAACGACAAGGCCATCCTGTCCCAGAGACTCATGCTCACCGAGGAGCTCTACGGAAACACATTCCAAGTCTGCAAG TCCTCAGTTTGTCCAACGCTAGAGAAGGTTTTGGAAGCAAATCCAGAGAAGTTAGACGGCATCATGGATGAAATGAAGCAGATCCTCACACCCATGGCTCAGAA GGAGGCCGTCATCAAACACTCGTTGGTCCACAAAGTTTTTCTGGACTTCTTTGAGCACGCTCCAGCCAAACAGAGAACG GAGATGATCGAGTCCATCAGAGAGGCGGTGGTGTACATGGCACACACACATGATGGAGCCAGAGTCACCATGCACTGTTTATGGCACGGCACACCCAAG GACCGAAAAGTTATAGTAAAAACATTGAAATCATACATTGCCAAATTTGCAATG GGTGAATATGCTCATCTTGTACTATTGGCTGCATTCGATTGCATTGATGACACCAAGTTGGTTAAACAAATCATCATCTCA GAAATGTTAAGTTCCTTATCTGAAGTAATTGGCAATAAATCTGGTAAAAAGGTGTTGCTTTACCTGCTGAGCCCGAGAGACCCTGCCCATTTCTTACCTGAGATCATTCAGGTGCTTGAGAAAGGTGACGGCAACGCACACAG TAAGAAGGATGTGGCGATCCGGAGGAAGGAGCTGCTGGAGGCCGTGTCTCCTCCTCTGCTGAAGTACCTGTGTGAGAACGCTCAGTCTATGGTCATGGATAAAGCCTGCAGCGTGGCTGTGAGTGACATCCTGGGCGCCGCCATCGGAGATCTCAGACCTGCCATGGAGGCAGTGGCGGCTCTGGCAGCCGGACCCCTCACACCGGGAGGAGAAGATGGCCAG CTTCATATGGCAGAGCACCCCGCTGGTCATCTGGTGTTGAAATGGTTGATCGAGCAGGATGCTAAGATGAAGGAGGCAGAGAGAGAAGGCAAGTACAGAAGGTCAAACCCTGACACACTCGCGTCACGGACTCACAGCTTTGGGCTAAAAAGCTTGATGGGAATTTTGAGGATacttttaatttcctttttaatTCTTAGAAGTAATTTTCTTTATGTACAGTACTAA
- the LOC132132196 gene encoding potassium voltage-gated channel subfamily V member 2-like: MNKLKGRRRSLFPNYKLGVTFLAPKDPEDSELPFGQHKWVKPWNSMQELSKDIYDIYAEYYDEEEDRLMSTPSKLSSKNKNYMLNINVGGKVYQISYRVAAKYPKTRIGRLATYTDHNRKLDLCDDYTVQNNEFFFDRDPDIFHNIFNFYRTGVLWIKDELCPRNFLEEINYWGVRIKNTHRCCRISFEERQDELNEQLKIQRELEAEVETEEHEDLFQDMAFGHTRFLIWNMMEKPFSSVIAKLMAVASSFFVLVSLVAMTLNTVEGMQYKTTTGQLSGKTYCEYVETLCIAFFTMEYLLRLVSTPDLKHFGRSVLNAVDLIAILPLYLQMALECFENEDYGKHGSDIETVGRVGKVGQVLRIMRLMRIFRILKLARHSTGLRAFGFTLRQCYQQVGCLFLFIAMGIFTFSAMVYTVEHDMPQTNFTSIPHAWWWAAVSISTVGYGDMFPETALGRIFAFACISFGIILNGMPISILFNKFSDYYSKLKAYEYTSSLKNRGKVRFVKRAAKKFSECF, from the exons ATGAACAAGCTTAAAGGCAGGAGGCGAAGCCTTTTCCCTAACTATAAACTTGGGGTCACATTCCTTGCTCCCAAGGATCCAGAGGACTCTGAGCTTCCTTTCGGTCAACACAAATGGGTAAAACCATGGAATTCGATGCAGGAATTAAGTAAGGATATATATGACATCTATGCAGAGTATTATGACGAAGAAGAGGATAGACTGATGTCGACTCCTAGTAAACTTtcctctaaaaataaaaattacatgctGAACATCAACGTTGGAGGCAAGGTCTACCAGATCTCTTACAGGGTAGCAGCAAAATATCCCAAGACAAGAATTGGACGACTAGCAACGTATACTGACCACAACAGGAAACTTGACCTCTGTGATGATTACACGGTCCAGAACAATGAGTTTTTCTTTGACAGGGATCCAGACATCTTCCACAACATCTTCAACTTCTATAGGACTGGAGTTCTCTGGATTAAAGATGAATTGTGCCCACGCAATTTTTTGGAGGAGATCAACTACTGGGGTGTTCGTATCAAGAACACCCATCGCTGCTGTCGCATTTCGTTCGAGGAACGGCAAGATGAACTCAATGAACAGCTGAAGATACAACGGGAACTTGAGGCAGAGGTGGAAACTGAGGAGCATGAGGACTTGTTTCAGGATATGGCTTTCGGTCATACACGTTTCCTCATCTGGAACATGATGGAGAAGCCCTTCTCTTCAGTCATAGCCAAGCTCATGGCAGTGGCATCCAGTTTCTTCGTGCTGGTATCACTCGTGGCTATGACTCTCAATACGGTTGAGGGAATGCAATACAAGACGACCACCGGCCAGCTGAGCGGGAAGACCTACTGTGAGTATGTTGAGACTTTGTGCATTGCATTTTTTACGATGGAATATCTGCTCCGGCTAGTGTCCACACCTGATCTCAAACACTTTGGAAGGAGCGTGCTAAATGCTGTGGACCTGATTGCAATCCTTCCATTATATCTTCAGATGGCCCTAGAGTGTTTCGAGAATGAAGACTATGGGAAGCATGGTAGCGATATTGAGACCGTAGGACGGGTTGGTAAAGTGGGGCAAGTTCTCCGCATCATGCGTCTCATGAGAATATTTCGTATCCTAAAACTAGCACGACACTCAACTGGACTTCGAGCCTTTGGCTTCACACTCCGTCAATGTTACCAACAAGTGGGCTGTCTTTTCCTCTTCATTGCAATGGGAATTTTCACCTTCTCTGCCATGGTGTATACCGTAGAGCATGATATGCCTCAAACAAACTTCACCAGTATTCCACATGCATGGTGGTGGGCAgct GTGAGCATCTCCACTGTGGGCTATGGCGACATGTTTCCAGAGACTGCTCTGGGCAGGATTTTTGCATTTGCGTGCATCTCATTTGGAATTATTCTCAACGGCATGCCAATCTCCATCCTGTTCAATAAATTCTCAGACTACTATTCAAAGCTGAAAGCCTATGAATACACCTCCTCTCTAAAGAATCGCGGGAAAGTGAGGTTTGTGAAAAGGGCTGCAAAGAagttttcagaatgtttttag
- the trappc13 gene encoding trafficking protein particle complex subunit 13 isoform X1, translating to MEVNQAKQEHLLALKVMRLTKPTLFTNMPVTCEDRDLPGDLFVRLMKDDPSTVKGAETLILGEMLTLPQNFGNIFLGETFSSYISVHNDSNQVVKDILVKADLQTSSQRLNLSASNSAVSELKPECCIDDVIHHEVKEIGTHILVCAVSYTTQTGEKLYFRKFFKFQVLKPLDVKTKFYNAESDLSSVTDEVFLEAQIQNITTSPMFMEKVSLEPSMMYNVTELNSVSSDNESESTFGKMSYLQPLDTRQYLYCLKPKPEFAEKAGVIKGVTVIGKLDIVWKTNLGERGRLQTSQLQRMAPGYGDVRLSLELIPDTVSLEEPFDITCKITNCSERTMDLELEMCNTRSVHWCGVSGRQLGKLSPNASLSIPLKLLSSVQGLQSISGLRLTDTFLKRTYEYDDIAQVCVVCPYTSPES from the exons ATGGAGGTGAACCAGGCAAAACAAGAGCATCTGCTCGCACTGAAAG TGATGCGGCTGACCAAACCTACGCTTTTTACAAACATGCCAGTGACGTGTGAGGACAGAGACCTTCCAG GTGATTTGTTTGTACGACTCATGAAAGACGATCCATCGACCGTGAAGGGGGCAGAGACACTGATCCTCGGGGAAATGCTCACGCTGCCACAGAACTTTGG AAATATTTTCCTTGGCGAGACCTTCTCCAGTTACATCAGCGTGCACAACGACAGCAATCAAGTGGTCAAAGATATTCTTGTGAAG GCGGACCTGCAGACGAGCTCCCAGAGGTTAAACTTATCTGCTTCCAACTCTGCTGTTTCAGAGCTCAAGCCTGAGTGCTGCATTGATGATGTCATCCATCACGAGGTCAAGGAGATCGGGACACACAT CTTGGTCTGTGCCGTCAGCTACACCACTCAGACCGGAGAGAAGCTGTACTTCAGAAAGTTCTTCAAGTTTCAG GTTCTCAAGCCTCTAGATGTAAAAACCAAATTCTACAATGCTGAG AGTGACCTCAGTTCAGTG ACCGATGAGGTGTTTCTAGAGGCACAGATCCAGAACATCACTACATCCCCAATGTTCATGGAGAAAGTCTCTCTGGAGCCTTCTATGATGTACAACGTCACTGAGCTCAACAGTGTGTCCTCGGACAATGAGAG CGAGTCAACGTTCGGGAAGATGTCGTATCTGCAGCCACTGGACACGAGGCAGTATTTGTACTGTCTGAAGCCCAAGCCAGAGTTTGCAGAGAAGGCCGGGGTCATCAAGGGGGTGACCGTGATTGGCAAACTAGACATTGTGTGGAAAACCAACCTTGGGGAGAGAGGACGTCTACAGACCAGCCAGCTCCAGAGAATG GCTCCTGGTTACGGTGACGTCAGGCTCTCTCTGGAGTTGATCCCAGACACGGTCAGTCTAGAGGAGCCCTTCGACATCACCTGTAAAATCACAAACTGCAG TGAGAGGACCATGGATCTGGAGCTGGAGATGTGTAACACTCGCTCCGTTCACTGGTGTGGGGTGTCCGGCAGACAGCTGGGGAAACTCAGCCCCAACGCTTCCCTCTCCATTCCTCTCAAACTACTGTCCTCCGTCCAGGGTTTACAG agcaTATCTGGACTGAGGCTCACAGACACCTTCCTGAAGAGGACGTATGAATACGATGACATCGCAcaggtgtgtgtggtgtgtccGTACACCAGTCCAGAGAGCTGA